The window GCCGCCGTATTTGTCGCCGGCGAACAGGTTGGTGCCGTTCTTGGACAGCGACATGTGGCAGTGCATGCCGGAACCGTTGTCACCGAACATTGGCTTCGGCATGAAGGTCGCGGTTTTGCCGAAGGCGTGCGCCACGTTGTGCACCACGTATTTGTAGATCTGAATTTCGTCGGCTTTCTTGGTCATGGTGTTGAAGCGGGTTGCCACTTCGTTCTGACCGGCGGTGGCCACTTCGTGGTGGTGCGCTTCAACCACCAGACCCATTTCTTCCATGGTCAGACACATGGTGGAACGGATGTCCTGTGAAGAGTCGACCGGTGGAACCGGGAAGTAACCGCCTTTCACCGCCGGACGGTGGCCTTTGTTGCCGCCGTCGTAGGTGGTGCCGGAGTTCCATGCGCCTTCGATGTCGTCGATGGCCACGTGGGAACCGCGGATGCTGCTGCCGAAACGGATGTCATCGAACAGGAAGAACTCAGGCTCTGGCCCGAACAGCACGGTGTCCGCGATGCCGGAAGAGCGCAGGAAGTCTTCCGCACGTTTGGAGATGGAGCGCGGGTCGCGATCGTAGCCTTGCATGGTGCCCGGCTCGAGAATGTCGCAGCGGATGATCAGGGTGGATTCTTCGAAGAACGGATCCAGTACCGCCGTGCTGGCGTCCGGCATCAGCACCATGTCAGATTCGTTGATGCCCTTCCAACCGCCGATTGAGGAGCCGTCAAACATTTTGCCTTCTTCGAAGAAGTCGGCATTCACCTGATGAGCAGGGATGGTAACGTGTTGTTCCTTACCCTTGGTGTCAGTGAAACGCAGGTCTACGAATTTCACTTCGTGCTCATTCAGCATCGTCAATACGTGTTCAGCGGACATACTTAACTCTCCCGGATTTATCATTGTCGTCGTGGAACGAATCTGTGGAACTGGCTTTTTTTCGTCTTGAAAAGACTAAAGCGAAAACTGTGCCAACTTTTCGAAGAGGCCTTTATCGCCTTTCTGTGCGGGTTTTACGCAACGCCAGTATGCACCATCAGCGATGCATTGCACTAACATGGTGCAAAATGAGTAAGTAAGGGCACCGAAATGGTGCAAAAGTGCACCGTTGGTGGCTTTTTGCACCGTGAAAGGGATCACAAACTGACCGGTACGCAGTTGTTTATAAGAGATGGTTGTGATCTTGTTTAGTACCTCGCTTAATACGTGTACAATAGCGCGCTATTTCTAATGCCTGAGGCAAAGCTGTGATCGAAAATTTGCGTAACATCGCCATTATTGCCCACGTTGACCATGGTAAAACCACCCTGGTTGACAAGCTGCTGCAACAATCCGGTACCTTCGGAGAGCGTGTAGAAGCCACCGAGCGCGTAATGGACTCCAACGATTTGGAGAAAGAGCGTGGGATTACCATCCTCGCAAAAAACACCGCCATTAATTGGAAAGACTACCGCATCAACATCGTGGATACCCCAGGACACGCCGACTTCGGCGGTGAGGTAGAGCGCGTGATGTCAATGGTCGACTCGGTGCTGCTGGTTGTGGATGCAATGGATGGCCCTATGCCGCAAACCCGCTTCGTGACCAAGAAGGCCTTCGCCAACGGTCTGAAGCCGATCGTGGTAATCAACAAGGTTGACCGTCCTGGCGCGCGTCCGGACTGGGTTGTCGATCAGGTGTTCGACCTGTTCGTTAACCTCGACGCGACCGACGAGCAGCTCGATTTCCCAATCATCTATGCATCCGCACTGATGGGCATCGCCGGCAACGACCACAACGACATGGCGGAAGACATGACCCCGCTGTATCAGGCGATCGTCGACCACGTGTCTGCGCCGCAGGTTGAGCTGGAAGCGCCATTCCAGATGCAGATCTCGCAGCTGGACTACAACAACTACCTGGGCGTGATCGGCATCGGCCGCATCAAGCGCGGCAAAGTGAAGCCAAACCAGCAGGTCACCATCATCGACAGCGAAGGTAAAACTCGCAACGGTAAAGTGGGCAAAGTGCTGGGTCACATGGGTCTGGAGCGTATCGAGTCCTCTCTGGCCGAGGCTGGCGACATCATCGCCATCACCGGTCTGGGCGAGCTGAACATCTCCGACACCATCTGCGACACCAACGCCGTTGAAGCGCTGCCGGCGCTGTCCGTTGATGAACCTACCGTCAGCATGTTCTTCAACGTCAACACCTCGCCATTCTGCGGTAAAGAAGGCAAGTTCGTGACTTCTCGCCAAATCCTTGAGCGTCTGAACAAGGAGCTGGTGCACAACGTGGCGCTGCGCGTTGAAGAAACCGAAGATGCCGACGCGTTCCGCGTATCGGGCCGTGGCGAGCTGCACCTGTCCGTTCTGATCGAAAACATGCGTCGCGAAGGCTTCGAGCTGGCGGTATCCCGTCCGAAAGTTATCTTCCGCGAAATCGACGGCCGCAAACAAGAGCCGTTCGAAAACGTGACGCTGGACATCGAAGAGCAGCATCAGGGCTCCGTGATGCAGGCGATGGGTGAGCGTAAAGCCGACCTGAAAAACATGGATCCGGATGGCAAAGGCCGCGTGCGTCTCGACTACGTGATCCCAAGCCGTGGTCTGATCGGCTTCCGTAACGAGTTCATGACCATGACTTCCGGTACCGGTCTGCTGTACTCCACCTTCAGCCACTACGACGACGTGCGTCCGGGCGATGTGGGCCAGCGCCAGAACGGCGTGCTGATCTCC is drawn from Serratia entomophila and contains these coding sequences:
- the glnA gene encoding glutamate--ammonia ligase, producing MSAEHVLTMLNEHEVKFVDLRFTDTKGKEQHVTIPAHQVNADFFEEGKMFDGSSIGGWKGINESDMVLMPDASTAVLDPFFEESTLIIRCDILEPGTMQGYDRDPRSISKRAEDFLRSSGIADTVLFGPEPEFFLFDDIRFGSSIRGSHVAIDDIEGAWNSGTTYDGGNKGHRPAVKGGYFPVPPVDSSQDIRSTMCLTMEEMGLVVEAHHHEVATAGQNEVATRFNTMTKKADEIQIYKYVVHNVAHAFGKTATFMPKPMFGDNGSGMHCHMSLSKNGTNLFAGDKYGGLSETALFYIGGIIKHAKAINALANPTTNSYKRLVPGYEAPVMLAYSARNRSASIRIPVVASPKARRIEARFPDPAANPYLCFAALLMAGLDGIINKIHPGDAMDKNLYDLPPEEEAEIPKVAGSLDEAMAALNEDREFLTRGGVFTDDAIDAYIELRKEEMDRVRMTPHPVEFELYYSV
- the typA gene encoding ribosome-dependent GTPase TypA, translated to MIENLRNIAIIAHVDHGKTTLVDKLLQQSGTFGERVEATERVMDSNDLEKERGITILAKNTAINWKDYRINIVDTPGHADFGGEVERVMSMVDSVLLVVDAMDGPMPQTRFVTKKAFANGLKPIVVINKVDRPGARPDWVVDQVFDLFVNLDATDEQLDFPIIYASALMGIAGNDHNDMAEDMTPLYQAIVDHVSAPQVELEAPFQMQISQLDYNNYLGVIGIGRIKRGKVKPNQQVTIIDSEGKTRNGKVGKVLGHMGLERIESSLAEAGDIIAITGLGELNISDTICDTNAVEALPALSVDEPTVSMFFNVNTSPFCGKEGKFVTSRQILERLNKELVHNVALRVEETEDADAFRVSGRGELHLSVLIENMRREGFELAVSRPKVIFREIDGRKQEPFENVTLDIEEQHQGSVMQAMGERKADLKNMDPDGKGRVRLDYVIPSRGLIGFRNEFMTMTSGTGLLYSTFSHYDDVRPGDVGQRQNGVLISNGQGKAVAFALYGLQDRGKLFLGHGAEVYEGQIIGIHSRSNDLTVNCLTGKKLTNMRASGTDEATTLVPAIKMTLEQALEFIDDDELVEVTPTSIRIRKRHLTENDRKRASRGPKDA